One window of Geotoga petraea genomic DNA carries:
- a CDS encoding methylated-DNA--[protein]-cysteine S-methyltransferase — protein MRKIKYPFYKGHFDITIKDNKFYKIEIKNEKTGKINEEKDFFYTLFDELIKYNKKIPLKYFVNPGKTEFAKKVYLELYNTNFGETISYKQLTNRVTNKKAYRAVGTLMKNNTLPVIIPCHRVIKSDGTLGNFGNGPEWKKALIENEKIEVIR, from the coding sequence ATGAGAAAAATAAAATATCCTTTTTACAAAGGTCATTTTGATATCACAATAAAAGACAACAAATTTTATAAAATAGAAATTAAAAATGAGAAAACTGGCAAAATTAATGAAGAGAAAGATTTTTTTTATACACTATTTGACGAGCTAATCAAATATAATAAAAAAATCCCCTTAAAATATTTTGTAAATCCAGGGAAAACTGAATTTGCAAAAAAAGTTTATCTGGAGTTATATAATACAAACTTTGGTGAAACTATTAGTTATAAACAATTAACAAATAGAGTTACAAACAAAAAAGCTTATAGAGCGGTAGGTACATTGATGAAAAATAATACACTACCAGTGATAATCCCATGTCATCGGGTAATCAAAAGCGATGGCACACTTGGAAATTTTGGAAATGGTCCTGAATGGAAAAAAGCTCTAATTGAAAATGAAAAAATTGAGGTGATAAGATGA
- a CDS encoding nicotinate phosphoribosyltransferase, producing the protein MKQSKYKRLHPNLFKVPIDKVRMGYYTDKYFTRFVEVLKKDKKDINVIYQFFPRKDSVIVGIDEALAILKYGTGYYKDEEKAENIFNQILKLEKNLQDAASRMDKEDLLNVTSKKWDLRMKLNELWVDKWNDINIKALYDGDRANNMEPVLVIEGNPKYFGHLETLLLGVLSRATSTATSTKKVVEAANGKPITFFSARFDHFWVQTTDGYAALKAGAFGVSTDANADYWGIESMGTIPHALIASYDGSTADAAIAFDKHIKPEINRLVLVDWDNDVVETTFDVIKNFYEYMKGEKFIEGHTDPSEIIGSGKGKIWGVRFDTSGQLRDKSVTPRDKNSLGVNPELVWKARKIFDKNGLKDLKIMVSGGFNEEKIKLFEMLDVPVDLYGVGSSLLKTKVDFTADIVEVNNKPCAKFGREKGDYSRLTKVPKEYWAVKKDDA; encoded by the coding sequence ATGAAACAATCAAAATATAAAAGGCTACATCCAAATCTATTCAAAGTCCCAATTGATAAAGTTCGTATGGGCTACTACACAGACAAATACTTTACTCGGTTTGTTGAAGTACTTAAAAAAGATAAAAAAGATATTAATGTTATTTATCAGTTTTTCCCAAGAAAAGATTCTGTAATAGTTGGAATAGACGAAGCCTTGGCAATATTAAAATATGGAACAGGATATTATAAAGATGAAGAAAAGGCTGAAAATATATTCAACCAAATTTTAAAATTAGAAAAAAATTTACAGGATGCCGCCAGTAGAATGGATAAGGAAGACCTACTAAATGTAACATCAAAAAAATGGGATCTTAGAATGAAACTAAACGAACTATGGGTTGACAAATGGAATGACATAAACATCAAAGCTTTATATGATGGGGATAGAGCAAATAACATGGAACCAGTATTAGTGATAGAAGGTAATCCTAAATACTTTGGCCATCTTGAGACTTTGCTTCTTGGTGTTTTATCAAGGGCCACAAGTACAGCCACATCAACAAAAAAAGTTGTTGAAGCAGCAAATGGAAAACCTATAACATTTTTTAGTGCAAGATTTGATCATTTTTGGGTTCAAACAACCGATGGTTATGCTGCATTGAAAGCTGGAGCTTTTGGTGTTTCTACTGATGCTAATGCTGATTATTGGGGTATAGAATCTATGGGAACAATTCCTCATGCCTTAATTGCTTCTTATGACGGTAGCACAGCTGATGCCGCAATTGCATTTGACAAACATATTAAACCCGAAATTAATAGGCTTGTTTTAGTTGATTGGGACAATGATGTTGTCGAAACTACCTTTGACGTCATTAAAAATTTTTATGAATATATGAAGGGCGAAAAATTCATTGAAGGACACACAGACCCTTCTGAGATAATTGGTTCTGGTAAAGGCAAAATATGGGGTGTTAGATTCGATACTTCAGGACAATTAAGAGATAAATCGGTAACTCCAAGGGACAAAAATTCATTAGGGGTTAATCCAGAATTAGTGTGGAAGGCAAGAAAAATATTTGATAAAAATGGTTTAAAAGATTTAAAAATAATGGTTTCTGGTGGATTTAACGAAGAAAAAATTAAATTATTTGAAATGCTTGATGTACCAGTAGATCTTTATGGGGTTGGCTCATCCTTATTGAAAACTAAAGTAGATTTTACAGCAGATATTGTTGAAGTAAACAACAAACCTTGTGCCAAATTCGGAAGGGAAAAAGGAGATTACTCAAGACTAACTAAAGTTCCAAAAGAGTATTGGGCTGTCAAAAAGGATGATGCATAA
- a CDS encoding GGDEF domain-containing protein, giving the protein MKSIYSCYLNIDHVIKPIVLEVLNENNISIEEKDIFNSDFAITNEELNYSFPHIVVKENIEEINSKILFKYDGIGFILSSFDKDLIRISIQNAIYFVMSRGSKGAFKLRIQNELDKINRNGGSFSLAYVSIMDFYKFKNYLSNINIDDTVKEILKMIKVSTRKTDEVMKISRKEFGIMLPNTELRNAEIACERIKRRVSKIKNINFDVNLAFGITQVSDPQESIDEIMERLKKALYISEGNNGEIDFL; this is encoded by the coding sequence ATGAAATCAATTTATTCATGCTATTTGAACATCGATCATGTAATTAAACCTATAGTTTTAGAGGTACTAAACGAAAACAACATATCTATAGAGGAAAAAGACATTTTTAATTCTGATTTTGCTATAACCAATGAAGAATTGAATTATTCTTTTCCGCATATTGTAGTAAAAGAAAATATAGAAGAAATAAACAGTAAAATATTATTTAAATATGACGGAATAGGTTTTATCCTTTCATCTTTTGACAAAGACTTAATCAGAATTTCTATTCAAAATGCAATTTATTTTGTTATGTCAAGAGGTAGTAAAGGAGCCTTTAAATTAAGAATCCAAAATGAATTAGATAAGATCAACAGAAATGGCGGTTCTTTTTCCTTAGCTTATGTATCTATTATGGATTTTTACAAATTTAAAAACTATTTGTCTAACATAAACATTGATGATACAGTAAAAGAAATACTAAAAATGATAAAAGTATCAACCAGAAAAACTGATGAAGTAATGAAAATATCTCGAAAAGAATTTGGAATAATGCTTCCAAACACAGAATTGAGAAATGCTGAAATAGCTTGTGAAAGAATTAAAAGAAGGGTATCCAAGATAAAAAATATAAACTTTGATGTGAATCTTGCTTTTGGAATAACTCAAGTTTCTGACCCACAAGAATCCATAGATGAAATAATGGAAAGATTAAAAAAAGCTTTATATATATCAGAGGGAAATAATGGAGAAATAGATTTTCTTTAG
- a CDS encoding alanyl-tRNA editing protein, with the protein MIVNILKVEKEKNNYKIFVEKNPLYPDGKGGQLGDRGQIDKANIKYVDENYILVDRELNVGENQIKLDKNNQKDISKQHTAQHIISAIMKDSYGLNTVGFRMSEEYSTIDIDKRISGDLINKIEDISNEKVNENLDVYEKNYDRSEAENLSLRKDISEKITEDIRVIYIENLDASACGGFHVKNTLEINMIKIIKTENIKNGYMRIYFLAGERVLNYLKSSESILNELGTILNTNKEDFVSKITKIIEENDIQKKELDNLYSYKANNLIKNLEPFKIVNNINIFYLEKEDESFEYVYKNFDKENFIFILKDNDTYKIQSDSVNVGTLIKSINNEHSTKGGGGKNNGQIKGNISFENIIDLI; encoded by the coding sequence ATGATTGTTAATATATTAAAAGTGGAAAAAGAAAAAAATAATTACAAAATATTTGTAGAAAAAAACCCCTTATATCCAGATGGAAAAGGCGGTCAATTAGGAGACCGAGGACAAATAGATAAAGCAAATATAAAATATGTTGATGAAAACTATATATTAGTAGATAGAGAATTAAATGTTGGAGAAAATCAAATAAAATTAGATAAGAACAATCAAAAAGATATTTCAAAACAACATACCGCTCAACATATAATTTCTGCAATAATGAAAGATTCATATGGTCTAAATACAGTTGGATTTAGAATGTCTGAAGAATACTCAACTATAGATATTGACAAAAGAATATCTGGAGATTTAATCAATAAGATTGAAGACATATCAAATGAGAAAGTTAATGAAAATCTCGATGTCTATGAAAAGAATTATGATAGATCTGAAGCAGAAAATTTATCCCTGAGGAAAGATATTTCAGAAAAAATTACTGAAGATATTAGAGTTATTTACATCGAAAACTTAGATGCCTCTGCTTGTGGTGGTTTTCATGTAAAAAATACATTAGAAATAAACATGATAAAAATAATAAAAACTGAAAATATTAAAAATGGTTATATGAGAATTTATTTTCTTGCTGGTGAAAGAGTTCTTAATTATTTAAAAAGTAGTGAATCCATATTAAATGAACTAGGAACTATTCTAAACACAAACAAAGAAGATTTCGTTTCTAAAATTACTAAAATCATTGAAGAAAACGATATTCAAAAAAAAGAACTTGATAATCTATATTCTTACAAAGCAAATAATTTAATAAAAAATCTTGAACCTTTTAAAATAGTTAATAATATTAATATTTTCTATCTTGAAAAAGAAGATGAATCTTTCGAATATGTTTATAAAAATTTTGATAAAGAAAATTTTATTTTCATTTTGAAAGATAATGACACTTATAAAATCCAATCTGATTCAGTCAATGTTGGAACCCTAATTAAATCTATAAATAATGAACACTCCACCAAAGGTGGCGGAGGAAAAAATAATGGACAAATCAAAGGAAATATTTCTTTTGAAAATATTATTGACCTTATATAA